In one Dama dama isolate Ldn47 chromosome 5, ASM3311817v1, whole genome shotgun sequence genomic region, the following are encoded:
- the MRM1 gene encoding rRNA methyltransferase 1, mitochondrial: MAQPPAAGAATWRCCGHLLTRPFSQATRRGARPGGEELGRLPLDDLGSVPRPAGGLELLFGLSPCLLALRAARRRVARLLIQAGRSGLEGQRAELLRAAEARTIPVLRPRRRELDVLCRHQVHQGVCMEVSPLRPRPWAETEAEKARPGDDPQQLWLVLEGLQDPRNLGAVLRSAHFLGVDKVITSRRNSCPLTPVVSKASAGAMEVMDVFSIDDLAGFLQARARQGWLVAGTVGCPGPEIAPSSKIPITRCLEFLWDRPTLLVLGNEGSGLSREVQASCQLLLTILPGRQLPPGLESLNVSVAAGILLHSICSQRKGFPVEGRREQLPQDPQGPSAASEAASVAQHTGPSSGSEEKGQDGG; this comes from the exons ATGGCGCAGCCTCCGGCCGCCGGGGCCGCGACCTGGCGCTGCTGCGGCCACCTCCTCACGCGTCCTTTCTCCCAAGCGACGCGGCGCGGGGCGCGGCCAGGCGGGGAGGAGCTCGGCCGCCTGCCCCTGGATGACCTGGGGTCGGTGCCGCGGCCGGCCGGGGGCCTGGAGCTCCTGTTTGGCCTGTCCCCGTGCCTCCTGGCGCTGCGGGCCGCCCGCCGCCGCGTCGCCCGGCTCCTAATCCAGGCCGGCAGGTCCGGGCTGGAGGGGCAGCGGGCTGAGCTGCTGCGCGCGGCCGAGGCGCGGACCATCCCGGTGTTGCGGCCCCGGCGGCGGGAGCTGGACGTCCTGTGCCGCCACCAGGTTCACCAGGGCGTCTGCATGGAAGTGAGCCCCCTGCGGCCCCGGCCCTGGGCCGAGACCGAGGCCGAGAAGGCCCGACCAGGAGACGACCCCCAGCAGCTGTGGCTAGTCCTCGAGGGGCTGCAGGATCCCCGGAATCTTGGGGCCGTGCTGCGCTCCGCTCACTTCCTCGGAGTGGATAAGGTCATCACCAGCCGGAGAAACAG CTGCCCGCTCACTCCAGTAGTCAGCAAGGCCAGCGCCGGGGCTATGGAGGTGATGGACGTATTCTCCATTGATGACCTGGCCGGTTTTTTACAG GCCAGAGCCCGGCAGGGCTGGCTTGTGGCTGGCACGGTGGGCTGCCCGGGGCCTGAGATCGCCCCGTCCTCCAAGATCCCCATCACTCGCTGCTTGGAGTTCTTATGGGACCGGCCTACCCTCCTCGTGCTGG GGAACGAGGGCTCTGGTCTTTCCCGGGAAGTGCAGGCCTCCTGCCAGCTTCTCCTCACCATCCTGCCCGGCCGGCAGCTGCCTCCTGGACTCGAGTCCTTAAACGTCTCTGTGGCCGCAG GAATCCTTCTTCACTCCATTTGCAGCCAGAGGAAGGGGTTCCCAGTGGAAGGGCGGAGAGAGCAACTTCCCCAAGACCCCCAGGGCCCCTCGGCCGCATCTGAAGCAGCCAGCGTGGCTCAGCACACAGGACCGTCCTCAGGATCAGAAGAGAAGGGACAAGACGGGGGCTAA